One stretch of Streptomyces sp. 135 DNA includes these proteins:
- a CDS encoding VOC family protein — protein sequence MRVIAFDHLVLNVTDIERSLAFYTGPLGLEPVRVEEWRDGKAPFPSVRVSPTTIIDLVKAPDGPPEGSNVDHICLVVEPLDWQQVIDSGVFTVLDGPGERFGARGTALSLYVRDPDGNTVELRWYPQDA from the coding sequence ATGCGCGTGATCGCCTTCGACCACCTCGTCCTGAACGTCACCGACATCGAGCGTTCGCTCGCCTTCTACACCGGCCCGCTGGGGCTGGAGCCGGTGCGGGTGGAGGAGTGGAGGGACGGCAAGGCCCCCTTCCCGTCCGTACGGGTGAGCCCCACCACCATCATCGACCTCGTCAAGGCCCCCGACGGGCCGCCCGAGGGCTCCAACGTCGACCACATCTGCCTCGTGGTCGAGCCGCTCGACTGGCAGCAGGTCATCGATTCCGGCGTCTTCACGGTGCTGGACGGCCCCGGCGAGCGCTTCGGCGCCCGAGGCACCGCCCTCTCGCTCTACGTGCGCGACCCGGACGGCAACACCGTGGAGCTGCGCTGGTATCCGCAGGACGCCTGA
- a CDS encoding Fic family protein: MSTTADPPPSSRAGSGGGDPLAALGALPGVPDSVDSVRKAVDRVYGHRIMRRRSNEITSEAALRGARGSAALSGAEWALEEVRRRSDFSGDDEARTVGGALRLTAEAGQLLSIWRQSPLRVLARLHLVAAADSAEAAGRPRLAGEPVEEPLIELPLPDADEVAGRLEGLSRLIIAGSSAPALVMAAVVHGELLSLRPFGSHNGLVARAAERIVLVGSGLDPKSICPAEAGHAELGRAAYVAALDGYASGTPDGMAAWIAHCGKAVELGVRESTAVCEALQRGAA; this comes from the coding sequence ATGAGTACGACAGCCGACCCTCCCCCGAGCTCGCGAGCCGGCTCGGGCGGGGGCGATCCCCTCGCGGCCCTGGGGGCCCTGCCCGGCGTGCCCGACTCCGTGGACTCCGTGCGCAAGGCCGTGGACCGGGTCTACGGACACCGGATCATGCGGCGCCGCAGCAACGAGATCACCTCCGAGGCGGCACTGCGCGGCGCCCGCGGTTCGGCCGCGCTCTCCGGGGCCGAATGGGCTCTTGAGGAAGTGCGCCGACGCAGCGACTTCAGCGGCGACGACGAGGCGCGCACCGTCGGCGGGGCCCTGCGGCTCACCGCCGAGGCCGGCCAACTGCTGTCCATCTGGCGGCAGTCGCCGCTGCGGGTCCTGGCGCGGCTGCACCTGGTCGCCGCGGCCGACTCCGCCGAGGCCGCGGGACGGCCGCGCCTCGCGGGGGAGCCCGTCGAGGAGCCGCTGATCGAGCTTCCCCTGCCGGACGCGGACGAGGTGGCGGGACGCCTGGAGGGGCTGTCGCGGCTGATCATCGCGGGCAGCTCGGCGCCCGCCCTGGTGATGGCCGCCGTGGTCCACGGGGAGCTGCTCAGCCTGCGGCCCTTCGGCTCCCACAACGGTCTGGTCGCGCGGGCCGCCGAGCGCATCGTCCTGGTGGGCAGCGGCCTCGACCCGAAGTCGATCTGCCCCGCCGAGGCGGGCCACGCGGAGTTGGGCCGAGCGGCCTATGTGGCGGCGCTCGACGGCTACGCCTCCGGTACGCCGGACGGCATGGCGGCCTGGATCGCCCACTGCGGCAAGGCCGTTGAGCTCGGCGTCAGGGAGTCCACGGCGGTCTGCGAGGCCCTCCAGCGGGGAGCGGCGTAG
- a CDS encoding sodium-translocating pyrophosphatase: MAGLSTPHQIDHPSTFAAAVLTDDNRLIVMVIAAVALAALVVAGILVRQVLAAGEGTDSMKKIATAIQEGANAYLGRQLRTLGVFAVVVFFLLMLLPADDWNQRAGRSIFFLIGAAFSATTGYIGMWLAVRSNVRVAAAAREATPAPGEPEKDLTAVSHKAMKIAFRTGGVVGMFTVGLGLLGASCVVLVYAADAPKVLEGFGLGAALIAMFMRVGGGIFTKAADVGADLVGKVEQGIPEDDPRNAATIADNVGDNVGDCAGMAADLFESYAVTLVAALILGKVAFGDSGLAFPLIVPAIGVVTAMIGIFAVAPRRADRSGMSAINRGFFISAVISLVLVAAAVFAYLPSSYAKLDGVTDAAIKAHDGDPRVLALTAVAIGIVLAALIQQLTGYFTETTRRPVKDIGKTSLTGPATVVLAGISIGLESAVYTALLIGLGVYGAFLLGGTSIMLALFAVALAGTGLLTTVGVIVAMDTFGPVSDNAQGIAEMSGDVQGAGAQVLTDLDAVGNTTKAITKGIAIATAVLAAAALFGSYRDAIATAAKDVGEKLGDGAPMNLVMDISQPNNLVGLILGAAVVFLFSGLAINAVSRSAGAVVYEVRRQFRERPGIMDYTEKPEYGRVVDICTKDALRELATPGLLAVLTPIAVGFSLGVGALGSFLAGAIGTGTLMAVFLANSGGAWDNAKKLVEDGHHGGKGSEAHAAVVIGDTVGDPFKDTAGPAINPLLKVMNLVALLIAPAVIKFSYGEDASVGMRVVIAVLSIAVIIGAVYVSKRRGIAVGDEGNAERTAKSADPAVAS, from the coding sequence ATGGCGGGGCTTTCTACCCCTCATCAGATCGACCACCCCTCAACCTTCGCAGCCGCAGTCCTGACAGATGACAATCGCCTCATCGTGATGGTCATCGCGGCCGTCGCGCTCGCGGCGCTCGTCGTCGCCGGGATCCTGGTCCGCCAGGTACTCGCGGCAGGCGAGGGCACCGACAGCATGAAGAAGATCGCCACGGCGATCCAGGAAGGTGCGAACGCCTATCTCGGCCGGCAGCTGCGAACCCTCGGCGTATTCGCCGTCGTGGTGTTCTTCCTGCTCATGCTGCTGCCCGCGGACGACTGGAATCAGCGCGCCGGACGTTCGATCTTCTTCCTGATCGGCGCGGCGTTCTCGGCGACCACCGGCTATATCGGTATGTGGCTCGCCGTGCGCAGCAATGTGCGCGTGGCCGCCGCCGCCCGAGAAGCCACCCCGGCACCAGGCGAGCCGGAAAAGGATCTCACCGCCGTCTCGCACAAAGCCATGAAGATCGCTTTCCGCACGGGCGGCGTCGTCGGCATGTTCACGGTGGGGCTCGGTCTTCTGGGCGCCTCCTGTGTGGTGCTCGTCTACGCCGCCGACGCGCCGAAGGTGCTCGAAGGATTCGGACTCGGCGCCGCCCTGATCGCGATGTTCATGCGTGTCGGCGGCGGCATCTTCACCAAGGCCGCCGACGTCGGCGCCGACCTGGTCGGCAAGGTCGAACAGGGCATTCCGGAGGACGATCCGCGCAATGCCGCGACCATCGCCGACAACGTGGGCGACAACGTCGGCGACTGCGCCGGTATGGCCGCCGACCTCTTCGAGTCGTACGCCGTGACGCTCGTCGCCGCGCTGATCCTCGGCAAGGTGGCATTCGGCGACTCCGGGCTGGCCTTCCCGCTGATCGTCCCGGCCATCGGTGTCGTGACGGCGATGATCGGCATCTTCGCGGTGGCGCCACGCCGCGCCGACCGCAGCGGCATGAGCGCCATCAACCGCGGCTTCTTCATCTCCGCGGTCATCTCACTGGTGCTCGTGGCCGCCGCCGTCTTCGCCTACCTGCCGTCCTCGTACGCGAAGCTGGACGGCGTCACGGACGCGGCGATCAAGGCGCACGACGGGGATCCGCGGGTCCTCGCGCTCACCGCCGTCGCCATCGGCATCGTGCTGGCCGCCCTGATCCAGCAGCTCACCGGCTACTTCACCGAGACCACCCGGCGTCCCGTCAAGGACATCGGCAAGACCTCGCTGACGGGCCCGGCGACCGTCGTCCTGGCGGGCATCTCGATCGGCCTCGAATCGGCCGTCTACACCGCGCTGCTGATCGGGCTCGGCGTGTACGGGGCGTTCCTGCTCGGCGGTACGTCGATCATGCTCGCCCTCTTCGCGGTCGCCCTCGCCGGCACGGGGCTGCTGACCACCGTCGGCGTCATCGTCGCCATGGACACCTTCGGGCCCGTCTCCGACAACGCGCAGGGCATCGCGGAGATGTCCGGCGACGTCCAGGGCGCGGGCGCGCAGGTGCTCACCGACCTGGACGCCGTCGGCAACACCACCAAGGCCATCACCAAGGGCATCGCCATCGCGACCGCCGTCCTCGCGGCGGCGGCCCTCTTCGGGTCCTACCGCGACGCCATCGCGACCGCCGCCAAGGACGTCGGCGAGAAACTCGGCGACGGCGCTCCGATGAACTTGGTCATGGACATCTCGCAGCCCAACAACCTGGTCGGCCTGATCCTCGGCGCCGCGGTCGTCTTCCTCTTCTCGGGGCTGGCCATCAACGCGGTGTCGCGGTCGGCCGGGGCCGTGGTCTACGAAGTGCGGCGGCAGTTCCGCGAGCGCCCCGGGATCATGGACTACACCGAGAAGCCGGAGTACGGGCGCGTCGTCGACATCTGCACCAAGGACGCGCTGCGCGAGCTGGCCACACCGGGTCTGCTCGCCGTGCTCACGCCGATCGCTGTCGGCTTCTCGCTCGGCGTCGGCGCGCTCGGCTCGTTCCTGGCGGGCGCGATCGGCACGGGCACGCTGATGGCGGTCTTCCTCGCCAACTCCGGCGGCGCCTGGGACAACGCCAAGAAACTCGTCGAGGACGGCCATCACGGCGGCAAGGGCAGCGAGGCCCACGCCGCGGTCGTCATCGGCGACACCGTGGGAGACCCGTTCAAGGACACCGCGGGCCCGGCGATCAACCCCCTGCTGAAGGTGATGAACCTGGTGGCGCTGCTCATCGCCCCCGCCGTCATCAAGTTCAGCTACGGGGAAGACGCCAGTGTCGGCATGCGGGTGGTCATCGCGGTGCTCTCCATCGCGGTCATCATCGGCGCGGTCTACGTCTCCAAGCGGCGGGGCATCGCCGTCGGGGACGAGGGCAACGCCGAGCGGACAGCAAAGTCGGCCGACCCGGCGGTCGCTTCGTAG
- a CDS encoding HAD-IB family hydrolase produces MLGPVENHSLPRTAAFFDLDKTVIAKSSTLTFSKSFYQGGLINRRAVLRTAYAQFVFLAGGADHDQMERMREYLSALCRGWNVRQVQEIVAETLHDLIDPIIYDEAASLIEEHHIAGRDVVIVSTSGAEVVEPIGELLGADRVVATRMVVGDDGCFTGEVEYYAYGPTKAEAIKELARSEGYDLDRCYAYSDSATDLPMLQSVGHPFAVNPDRALRREALTRAWPILDFHRPVRLKQRLPAPPRPALVAAAAVGAAAATAGLVWFASRRRAAAI; encoded by the coding sequence ATGCTCGGGCCCGTGGAAAACCACTCCTTGCCCCGCACCGCCGCCTTCTTTGACCTGGACAAGACGGTCATTGCGAAGTCGAGCACGCTCACCTTCAGCAAGTCGTTCTACCAAGGCGGCCTGATCAACCGCAGGGCCGTCCTGCGTACCGCGTACGCGCAGTTCGTCTTCCTCGCGGGCGGCGCCGACCATGACCAGATGGAGCGGATGCGCGAGTACCTCTCCGCCCTCTGCCGCGGCTGGAACGTGCGCCAGGTCCAGGAGATCGTCGCCGAGACCCTGCACGATCTGATCGACCCGATCATCTACGACGAAGCCGCCTCGCTCATCGAGGAGCACCACATCGCGGGCCGCGACGTCGTCATCGTCTCCACCTCGGGCGCCGAGGTCGTCGAGCCGATCGGGGAGCTCCTCGGCGCGGACCGGGTCGTGGCCACGCGCATGGTGGTCGGCGACGACGGCTGCTTCACCGGAGAGGTGGAGTACTACGCGTACGGCCCCACCAAAGCGGAGGCGATCAAGGAGCTGGCCCGCTCGGAGGGGTACGACCTCGACCGTTGCTACGCCTACAGCGACTCGGCGACCGACCTGCCGATGCTCCAGTCCGTCGGGCACCCTTTCGCCGTCAACCCCGACCGGGCGCTGCGCCGCGAGGCCCTCACGCGCGCGTGGCCGATCCTCGACTTCCACCGCCCCGTGCGGCTCAAGCAGCGCCTGCCCGCTCCGCCCCGGCCGGCGCTCGTCGCGGCGGCCGCGGTGGGGGCGGCGGCGGCCACCGCGGGCCTGGTGTGGTTCGCCAGCCGCCGTCGTGCGGCGGCGATCTGA
- a CDS encoding DUF4244 domain-containing protein produces MRGHNGTRTLLRRTRAAAGKDAGMVTSEYAMGLIAAVGFAGLLYKVVTSGQVRAALQAVVEKALHASF; encoded by the coding sequence ATGCGTGGACACAACGGTACGCGGACGCTGCTTCGGCGGACTCGCGCGGCGGCGGGCAAGGACGCGGGGATGGTCACGTCCGAGTACGCGATGGGGCTGATCGCGGCGGTGGGGTTCGCCGGACTGCTCTACAAGGTGGTGACGAGCGGGCAGGTCAGGGCCGCTCTGCAGGCCGTGGTGGAGAAGGCACTCCATGCGTCGTTCTGA
- a CDS encoding ATP-binding protein yields the protein MATVELRFSALPEHVRTARLVAAAVARRAGVDEAVLDEVRLAVGEACTRAVGLHQSNGVSAPVRVALTEDEKQFSIEVGDEAPRAAPGDRAPGAQGEGGEPEPEGEDEMGLAVISGLVDDVEVTAGESGGVIRMTWPTTPAPLLP from the coding sequence ATGGCCACCGTTGAACTCCGCTTCAGCGCGCTGCCCGAGCACGTCAGGACCGCCCGTCTCGTGGCGGCCGCGGTCGCGCGAAGGGCCGGAGTGGACGAGGCCGTTCTCGACGAGGTCAGGCTCGCGGTCGGCGAGGCCTGCACGCGCGCCGTCGGACTCCACCAGAGCAACGGCGTCTCGGCGCCCGTACGGGTCGCGCTGACCGAGGACGAGAAGCAGTTCTCCATCGAGGTCGGCGACGAGGCCCCCCGTGCGGCGCCCGGCGACCGGGCACCCGGCGCGCAGGGCGAAGGCGGCGAGCCGGAGCCCGAGGGCGAGGACGAGATGGGTCTCGCCGTCATCAGCGGACTCGTGGACGACGTCGAGGTCACCGCCGGTGAGTCCGGCGGCGTGATCCGGATGACCTGGCCGACGACCCCCGCGCCGCTTCTGCCCTGA
- a CDS encoding TadE family type IV pilus minor pilin has protein sequence MRRSERGPRPRVRGGGWDRGFVTAEAAVVLPTLVLFAMALVWTLLAACAQIQCVDAARAGARAVARQDPEAVAVAAARQAAPRGASVSVRRDGDLVRVEVVADAPGPGALGLGLRLRSEAVALAEETVLSAGVGS, from the coding sequence ATGCGTCGTTCTGAGCGTGGCCCGAGGCCGCGGGTCAGGGGCGGGGGCTGGGACCGGGGGTTCGTGACGGCTGAGGCGGCGGTGGTGCTGCCGACGCTGGTCCTGTTCGCCATGGCGCTGGTCTGGACGCTGCTGGCCGCGTGTGCGCAGATCCAGTGCGTGGACGCGGCCAGGGCGGGGGCCCGCGCGGTGGCCCGGCAGGACCCGGAGGCGGTGGCTGTGGCGGCGGCGAGGCAGGCGGCGCCGCGTGGGGCGAGCGTCTCGGTGCGGCGCGACGGCGACCTGGTGCGGGTCGAGGTCGTCGCGGACGCGCCGGGCCCGGGAGCGTTGGGGCTCGGCCTGCGGCTGCGGTCGGAGGCGGTGGCTTTGGCGGAGGAGACGGTGCTTTCGGCGGGGGTGGGCTCATGA
- a CDS encoding LysR family transcriptional regulator gives MELQQMRYVLAVAETENFTRAAERCHVVQSALSHQVARLEKELGARLFERTSRRVRLTAAGEAFLPAARQALEAAERAKAEVSAATGEIRGKLAVGSIPTVAAVDLPAVLRDYHLRYPQVRISLRVGSSERLVEQVRDGTLDAAFLGVQPAFRPQGVNDRELAHGQHVAVVAPGHPLATEKEVDLSRLAEEAFVDFAEGSAARAQSDEAFAAAGLRREVAFEVSGVELMARMVRHGLGIALLPATFAAELPGLRTVPVTNGPVRVERLVWSRFTPSPAASAFLALLDAGTRPPAG, from the coding sequence ATGGAGCTCCAGCAGATGCGTTACGTCCTCGCGGTGGCGGAGACGGAGAACTTCACCCGGGCCGCCGAGCGGTGTCACGTCGTCCAGTCGGCGCTCAGCCACCAAGTGGCCCGACTGGAGAAGGAATTGGGGGCCCGGCTGTTCGAGCGGACCAGTCGCAGGGTGCGGTTGACCGCTGCCGGGGAGGCGTTCCTGCCCGCCGCCCGGCAGGCACTGGAAGCGGCCGAGCGGGCCAAGGCGGAGGTGTCGGCGGCCACCGGGGAGATACGGGGCAAGCTGGCCGTCGGGTCGATCCCGACCGTGGCGGCCGTCGACCTCCCGGCGGTGCTGCGGGACTACCACCTGCGCTACCCCCAGGTCCGGATCAGCCTGCGGGTCGGCTCCAGCGAGCGGCTCGTGGAGCAGGTGCGGGACGGCACGCTGGACGCGGCGTTCCTCGGCGTGCAGCCCGCTTTCCGGCCACAGGGTGTCAACGACCGCGAACTCGCCCACGGGCAGCATGTCGCCGTGGTCGCCCCGGGCCACCCGCTGGCCACGGAGAAGGAGGTGGACCTCAGCCGTCTGGCCGAAGAGGCGTTCGTGGATTTCGCCGAGGGCAGCGCGGCCCGTGCCCAGTCGGACGAGGCGTTCGCGGCGGCCGGACTGCGGCGCGAGGTCGCCTTCGAGGTGTCCGGCGTCGAGCTCATGGCCCGGATGGTCCGCCACGGGCTCGGCATCGCGCTGCTGCCCGCGACGTTCGCCGCCGAACTGCCCGGCCTGCGAACCGTGCCGGTCACCAACGGGCCGGTACGGGTGGAACGCCTCGTGTGGAGCCGCTTCACTCCGTCGCCCGCGGCCTCCGCCTTCCTGGCCCTGCTGGATGCCGGCACGCGGCCTCCGGCGGGGTGA
- a CDS encoding Rv3654c family TadE-like protein, whose product MTGGAWWRGPGRDRGAATVWSAVVMAVLCVLCGALLAVGQAVMARHRAGGAADLAALAAADHWAAGTSKACAGAERVAAAQGARLVRCAVRGEISEVTASASAGHFSARVNSRAGPAHSQLDASGLPPPRGS is encoded by the coding sequence ATGACAGGCGGGGCGTGGTGGCGCGGCCCGGGGCGGGATCGAGGGGCCGCCACGGTCTGGTCGGCGGTGGTGATGGCGGTGCTCTGTGTGCTCTGCGGGGCGTTGCTCGCCGTGGGGCAGGCCGTCATGGCCCGGCATCGGGCGGGTGGCGCGGCGGACTTGGCGGCACTGGCGGCGGCGGACCACTGGGCGGCGGGGACGTCGAAGGCGTGCGCGGGGGCGGAGAGGGTGGCGGCGGCGCAGGGGGCGAGACTTGTGCGTTGTGCCGTGCGGGGCGAGATCTCCGAGGTCACGGCTTCGGCCTCCGCGGGGCACTTCTCGGCCCGGGTCAACTCCCGCGCGGGCCCGGCACATTCGCAGCTGGATGCGAGTGGGCTGCCGCCGCCCAGGGGATCGTAG
- the bldG gene encoding anti-sigma factor antagonist BldG, giving the protein MDLSLSTRTVGDRTVVEVGGEIDVYTAPKLREQLVELVNDGSFHLVVDMEGVDFLDSTGLGVLVGGLKRVRAHEGSLRLVCNQERILKIFRITGLTKVFPIHTSVEEAVAATD; this is encoded by the coding sequence GTGGACCTGTCCCTGTCGACCCGTACCGTCGGCGATCGTACGGTCGTCGAGGTCGGTGGCGAAATCGATGTGTATACCGCGCCCAAGCTGCGCGAGCAGTTGGTCGAGTTGGTGAACGACGGCAGTTTCCATCTGGTCGTCGACATGGAGGGCGTGGACTTCCTCGACTCCACCGGACTCGGCGTGCTGGTCGGCGGCCTGAAGCGCGTGCGTGCCCATGAGGGCTCGCTGCGCCTGGTCTGCAACCAGGAGCGCATTCTCAAGATCTTCCGCATCACCGGCCTGACCAAGGTGTTCCCCATTCACACCTCGGTCGAGGAAGCAGTGGCCGCCACGGACTGA
- a CDS encoding type II secretion system F family protein has product MSAVHRLGVAVWSFTAVLWLAQTVWAARRERALRRRAAEALGVARPAVRRRDRWPGVRGKVRAWAVVVGAASLAYALVGGAWGLAAGAAVGYGAWRRQRNQASPRGADGAVDAAEAARQLPLAADLLAACAAAGASPVSAARAVGESLRGPVGERLARGAAEVRLGGEPAQAWRQLAAIPGAAPLARLLERAGESGAQAAEPVARLAADARAARGRAATAKARRAGALMTAPVGLCFLPAFVAVGVLPVVIGLAEGLLRTE; this is encoded by the coding sequence ATGAGCGCTGTCCACAGGCTGGGGGTCGCCGTGTGGAGTTTCACGGCCGTGCTCTGGTTGGCGCAGACGGTGTGGGCCGCCCGGCGCGAGAGGGCGTTGCGGCGGCGGGCCGCGGAGGCACTGGGCGTGGCGAGACCGGCTGTCCGCCGCCGGGATCGGTGGCCGGGCGTGCGCGGCAAGGTGCGCGCCTGGGCCGTTGTGGTCGGCGCGGCGAGCCTGGCCTACGCCCTGGTGGGCGGGGCCTGGGGGCTCGCGGCGGGAGCGGCTGTCGGCTACGGCGCATGGCGTCGGCAGCGGAATCAGGCGTCGCCTCGCGGAGCGGACGGGGCCGTTGATGCGGCGGAGGCGGCGCGGCAACTGCCGCTGGCGGCGGATCTGTTGGCGGCTTGCGCCGCCGCGGGGGCGAGCCCTGTCTCGGCTGCCCGCGCCGTCGGGGAGTCGTTGCGGGGCCCGGTCGGGGAGCGGCTCGCGCGAGGGGCGGCGGAAGTGCGTCTGGGCGGTGAACCAGCGCAGGCCTGGCGGCAGTTGGCGGCGATACCGGGCGCCGCACCGCTGGCCCGGCTGCTGGAGCGGGCCGGTGAGTCGGGAGCGCAAGCCGCGGAACCGGTGGCCCGCCTCGCCGCGGACGCCCGGGCCGCGCGGGGCCGGGCGGCAACCGCCAAGGCGCGCAGGGCCGGGGCGCTGATGACGGCGCCCGTGGGCCTGTGCTTCCTGCCGGCGTTCGTGGCGGTCGGAGTGCTGCCGGTGGTGATCGGGCTCGCGGAGGGCCTGCTGCGGACGGAATGA
- a CDS encoding TadA family conjugal transfer-associated ATPase yields MSAVVGARMLDGVRQWLAENGTEPTPARVAEALRAQGRVLGDTEVLGASAQLRSELVGAGPLEPLLADSSVTDVLVSAPDRVWVDRGGGLELTAVRFRDAAAVRRLAQRLAAVAGRRLDDARPWVDARLPDGTRLHAVLPPVAVGCTCLSLRVVRPKAFTLTELVAAGTVPPGGDRVLRALLDARLSFLISGGTGSGKTTLLSALLGLVGPKERIVLAEDSAELKPEHPHVVRLESRPANQEGAGLVGLDDLVRQALRMRPDRLVVGEVRGPEVVHLLAALNTGHEGGCGTVHANAAGDVPARLEALGTAAGLDRAALHSQLAAALSVVVHLVRDRAGRRRIAEVHVLERAASGLVTTVPALRWGTEAFAEGPGWERLDSLLTGAERGDPA; encoded by the coding sequence ATGAGCGCCGTCGTCGGGGCCCGGATGCTGGACGGGGTGCGCCAGTGGCTCGCGGAGAACGGCACGGAGCCCACCCCCGCGCGGGTCGCCGAGGCGCTGCGGGCACAGGGCCGGGTCCTCGGGGACACGGAAGTGCTGGGCGCTTCCGCGCAGTTGCGGTCGGAACTGGTCGGTGCGGGACCTTTGGAGCCGCTGCTCGCGGACTCCTCCGTGACCGATGTACTGGTCTCCGCGCCCGACCGGGTGTGGGTGGACCGGGGCGGCGGCCTTGAGCTCACGGCGGTCAGGTTCCGGGACGCGGCGGCGGTGCGCCGCCTCGCCCAACGCCTCGCCGCCGTGGCGGGGCGGCGCCTGGACGACGCGAGGCCCTGGGTGGACGCGCGCCTCCCGGACGGCACCCGGCTGCATGCCGTGCTGCCCCCGGTCGCCGTGGGGTGCACCTGCCTCTCACTGCGGGTCGTGCGGCCCAAGGCCTTCACCCTCACGGAACTGGTCGCGGCGGGCACGGTGCCGCCCGGCGGTGACCGCGTGCTGCGGGCGCTGCTCGACGCGCGCCTGTCCTTCCTGATCAGCGGCGGCACGGGCAGCGGCAAGACGACCTTGCTGAGCGCGCTGCTCGGTCTGGTCGGGCCCAAGGAGCGGATCGTGCTGGCCGAGGACTCCGCGGAGCTGAAGCCCGAGCATCCGCATGTGGTGCGCCTGGAATCCCGCCCGGCGAACCAGGAGGGGGCCGGTCTCGTCGGCCTGGACGACCTCGTGCGCCAGGCCTTGCGGATGCGGCCCGACCGGCTGGTCGTCGGCGAGGTGCGGGGCCCGGAGGTGGTGCACCTGCTGGCCGCGCTCAATACCGGCCACGAGGGCGGCTGCGGCACGGTGCATGCCAATGCTGCGGGGGACGTACCGGCCCGCCTGGAGGCCCTGGGGACGGCTGCAGGGCTGGACCGGGCAGCCCTGCACAGCCAACTGGCGGCAGCGCTGTCGGTGGTCGTCCATCTCGTACGCGACCGGGCGGGCCGCCGCCGCATCGCCGAGGTGCATGTCCTGGAGCGGGCCGCGTCGGGGCTGGTGACGACCGTGCCCGCGCTGCGGTGGGGCACGGAAGCCTTCGCCGAAGGCCCCGGGTGGGAGCGGCTGGACTCACTCCTCACGGGCGCGGAGCGGGGTGATCCGGCGTGA
- the ssd gene encoding septum site-determining protein Ssd yields MGGVIARGGSRDGTPGGSTPSQARCGGPLIVTEDVELLDDLLRLCAAAGARPEVHHGGPERAGAWDAAPLVLVGDDAADRLRGAKRRRGVVLVGRDQDDSGVWRRAVEIGADHVLVLPDGEQWLVDRIADVAEGVGRPALTVGVIGGRGGAGASTLACALAVTAARAGRRTMLVDADPLGGGLDVLLGGETAEGLRWPAFAASRGRVGGEALEESLPELHALRVLSWDRGDAVAVAPEAVRAVVSAARRRGGVVVVDLPRRVDETVAEALEQLDLCLLVVPPELRAVAGSKRVASAAGLVLRDLRVVVPARPRGLGGLEAEEVAGLLGLPLAGEVPWEAELVAAQTAGVPPGGAARGPLARFCTAFWDRMPVDAPGGGV; encoded by the coding sequence ATGGGTGGAGTCATTGCACGGGGCGGTTCGCGGGACGGCACGCCGGGCGGGTCGACGCCGTCACAGGCGCGGTGCGGCGGGCCGCTGATCGTCACGGAGGACGTGGAACTCCTCGATGACCTGCTGCGGCTGTGCGCCGCGGCCGGGGCGCGGCCCGAGGTGCACCACGGTGGGCCCGAGCGCGCAGGGGCCTGGGACGCGGCGCCGCTCGTCCTGGTCGGGGACGACGCGGCGGACCGGCTGCGCGGGGCGAAGCGACGGCGTGGGGTCGTGTTGGTTGGGCGGGATCAGGACGATTCCGGGGTCTGGCGGCGGGCGGTGGAGATCGGCGCCGATCACGTGCTGGTCCTGCCCGACGGCGAGCAGTGGCTGGTGGACCGGATCGCCGACGTGGCCGAGGGCGTGGGGCGGCCCGCGCTCACCGTCGGGGTCATCGGAGGGCGCGGCGGCGCCGGGGCCTCCACCCTCGCCTGCGCCCTCGCGGTCACGGCCGCCCGCGCCGGACGGCGCACGATGCTCGTCGACGCGGATCCCCTCGGCGGCGGCCTGGACGTCCTCCTCGGGGGCGAGACGGCCGAGGGGCTGCGCTGGCCGGCCTTCGCCGCGTCGCGGGGCAGGGTCGGCGGAGAGGCGCTGGAGGAGTCGCTGCCCGAGCTGCACGCGCTGCGGGTCCTGAGCTGGGACAGGGGCGACGCGGTGGCGGTCGCCCCGGAAGCGGTCCGGGCGGTCGTCTCCGCGGCACGCAGGCGCGGCGGCGTGGTCGTCGTGGACCTGCCGCGCCGGGTGGACGAGACGGTCGCGGAGGCGCTGGAGCAGCTGGACCTGTGCCTCCTGGTGGTGCCGCCCGAGCTGCGCGCGGTGGCGGGGTCCAAGCGGGTCGCGTCGGCGGCGGGACTGGTCCTGAGGGACCTGCGGGTGGTGGTCCCTGCGCGCCCCCGAGGCCTCGGCGGGCTCGAAGCGGAGGAGGTGGCGGGGCTGCTCGGCCTGCCGCTGGCCGGCGAGGTGCCCTGGGAAGCGGAACTGGTGGCGGCGCAGACGGCGGGCGTGCCACCCGGAGGGGCCGCGCGGGGCCCGCTGGCGCGGTTCTGCACCGCCTTCTGGGACCGGATGCCGGTCGACGCCCCGGGAGGGGGCGTATGA